The proteins below come from a single Caenibius sp. WL genomic window:
- a CDS encoding autotransporter outer membrane beta-barrel domain-containing protein, producing the protein MSKVTMMDGNSSTISKFGLKAASWREALLHGGRVGKYKGIAGGIAPHSIGATSAFATAALAFGGVMFSATPAFAGDCTFDGTTYLCSGAAGAPGTDAPVAINHNGTTTVTTEPGFGIDANASLGAITITGTGTGDITFTDVNQSAITSQGNVGIRVYSQNTGAVSIDTNGVLTSVSTGVAVHMGVDTTDVTVKVNDVNAGDHGVHLLNNLGTGDISITAHDIDAGATGIIFDASPFSGDFTVDVNKITAGLDGIYGFASGDGDVDITVHDSIVADRNGIWMDVDTDGPSKVSINVNNIEAGNEGINLDTSVSTTDLNIEVNDVTSQASAIHFVHRGTGTTTVTANDIKSTNGHGLWFETHGTDTLVTVHDINTAGIGMWIDHAGSGSATLIAHDIESSGNEGINIETFVPSTDLNIEVNDITSQASGIHFVHRGSGDTIITANDITSESGLGIWGTTYGLGDTAITAHNIDAAGEGIYVDVAGANNVTDNNYSIAVNDVTAGASGIRFNAFNTGNVSVAANDIDAGFIGIWFDNATSTNDFTVTANNITAGDDGINGFASGTGATSVTVAGSIVSGDDGIELYADNADAKTVSFDVNNVKGADNAIYVGSSSAALADPTLNALNVTTRGHIEAGSGWGIWTQTNAGVMSNITVKDGSVIEASSGAAIGNNGGDSHVVIENAKEIVDDPNTPGVEKSSVNGRIDLGGGVDILDLHGGFSGITRVDGGGQAGDTLNLDKAKSTYDASKIVGWDVFNIEDSYLTLEGGLANLNVGRNGVAGTGIFLTDGSTLESRQRGLNINGNLTLAAGTTFISDRNDDAGNPGRGDTVISGFLHNAGTVSLRDNAADDILTVNGAYVGNNGTFQIETVLGDDQSKTDQLQFFGGTSGTSKIVVTNLGGTGAPTVEGIKVVDVRGASDGTFTLVGDYEIAGQQAIVAGAYAYTLQKNGVSNSTDGDWYLRSSLAPVDSGNPGTGGPGTGEPGTGEPGTGGPIEPEPLCIPGVPIYEAYGANLQALNGLATLQQRVGNRSWATGAGIAGGGVWGRVEGTRNRANPGVSSSGLDQKINSWKMQVGADHVLISAENGGQLVAGLNAYYGQAESHIRSLSGNGLLETDGYGFGASLTWYGLNGFYVDGQAQVSWYNSDLTSDIFGKLADGNDGSGEAFSLEIGKRASIGGKLSVTPQVQMIYSNVRFDGLLDPTGASVKSDKGDSLRTRWGLSLDRQSEWEQGRSHIYGLINLNYEWLDGTRAVVAGTDIDNANYRFWGELGLGGSISWGQGVTLYAEVSGSSPFKDFGDSYVLKGNAGLRVAF; encoded by the coding sequence ATGTCGAAGGTAACAATGATGGACGGAAATTCTTCAACTATCTCCAAATTCGGGCTTAAGGCGGCCTCTTGGCGCGAGGCCCTGCTTCATGGTGGTCGAGTGGGCAAGTACAAGGGCATTGCTGGCGGTATTGCCCCGCACTCGATCGGTGCTACCTCGGCGTTCGCTACTGCCGCCTTGGCATTTGGCGGTGTCATGTTCTCGGCCACCCCAGCTTTTGCAGGCGATTGCACTTTTGATGGCACCACTTACTTGTGCTCGGGCGCGGCAGGTGCGCCTGGCACTGACGCTCCGGTCGCGATCAATCATAATGGAACCACGACGGTAACGACCGAGCCGGGTTTTGGTATCGATGCCAATGCTTCACTGGGAGCCATTACGATTACCGGAACCGGAACCGGTGACATCACTTTTACGGATGTGAATCAGTCTGCGATCACGTCGCAGGGCAATGTTGGTATCCGCGTGTACAGCCAAAATACTGGGGCGGTGAGCATCGATACCAACGGTGTCCTAACCTCTGTCAGCACCGGCGTTGCCGTGCACATGGGCGTCGACACGACTGACGTGACTGTCAAAGTCAACGATGTGAATGCTGGCGATCACGGCGTCCACTTGCTCAATAACCTTGGCACAGGTGATATCTCTATCACCGCCCATGATATCGATGCGGGTGCGACTGGCATCATTTTTGATGCTAGCCCGTTCTCGGGTGACTTCACCGTTGACGTAAATAAGATTACGGCAGGTTTGGACGGAATCTATGGCTTCGCCAGCGGGGATGGCGACGTTGATATCACAGTTCATGACTCGATCGTCGCGGATCGGAATGGCATATGGATGGACGTCGACACCGATGGTCCTTCGAAAGTTAGCATCAATGTAAACAATATCGAAGCCGGGAATGAGGGTATCAATCTCGACACTTCGGTAAGCACGACCGACCTCAATATCGAGGTAAACGACGTCACCTCTCAGGCCAGCGCCATCCATTTTGTCCATCGTGGCACTGGGACGACGACTGTGACCGCGAACGATATTAAGAGCACGAACGGGCATGGCCTTTGGTTCGAGACTCACGGCACCGATACCTTGGTCACCGTTCATGATATCAATACAGCAGGTATCGGCATGTGGATCGATCATGCCGGCTCAGGTTCCGCCACCCTTATCGCTCATGATATTGAGTCTTCCGGCAATGAAGGTATCAATATTGAGACATTCGTGCCTTCGACCGACCTCAATATCGAGGTAAATGATATCACTTCCCAAGCCAGTGGGATTCATTTTGTCCACCGTGGTAGCGGCGACACGATTATCACTGCGAACGATATTACCAGTGAAAGCGGTCTTGGCATCTGGGGGACCACTTACGGTCTCGGCGATACAGCTATCACTGCTCATAATATCGATGCGGCCGGTGAAGGCATTTATGTCGATGTTGCAGGCGCTAACAATGTCACCGACAACAACTACTCGATTGCGGTGAACGACGTTACGGCTGGGGCCAGTGGTATCCGCTTCAATGCTTTCAACACGGGCAACGTGTCGGTGGCTGCGAACGATATTGACGCCGGCTTTATCGGCATTTGGTTCGACAACGCTACGAGCACAAACGACTTTACTGTCACTGCGAACAATATCACGGCTGGAGATGACGGTATCAATGGCTTCGCCAGCGGCACCGGTGCGACCAGCGTCACTGTAGCTGGCAGCATCGTGTCCGGAGATGATGGTATCGAGCTTTATGCCGATAACGCTGATGCAAAGACCGTGAGCTTTGACGTTAACAACGTGAAGGGCGCGGACAACGCCATCTACGTCGGCTCATCTTCCGCAGCCTTGGCTGATCCCACGCTCAACGCGCTGAATGTCACGACCCGTGGGCATATCGAGGCTGGCAGCGGTTGGGGGATATGGACTCAGACTAACGCTGGTGTGATGAGCAACATCACCGTTAAAGACGGTTCGGTCATTGAAGCCAGCAGCGGCGCAGCCATTGGCAACAACGGGGGCGACAGTCACGTCGTCATCGAAAATGCCAAGGAGATTGTCGATGACCCGAACACTCCGGGCGTCGAGAAGTCCAGCGTTAATGGCAGGATCGATCTCGGTGGCGGCGTGGATATTCTTGATCTCCACGGCGGTTTCTCCGGCATTACCCGAGTGGATGGCGGCGGTCAGGCCGGCGATACGCTGAATCTCGATAAGGCCAAAAGCACCTATGATGCGAGCAAGATCGTTGGTTGGGATGTTTTCAACATTGAAGACAGCTACCTCACGCTGGAGGGCGGTCTTGCCAATCTGAACGTGGGCCGAAACGGTGTTGCGGGCACGGGCATCTTCCTGACCGATGGCTCGACGCTGGAAAGCCGTCAGCGCGGCTTGAATATCAATGGTAACCTGACGCTGGCTGCTGGCACGACCTTCATCAGCGACAGGAATGACGATGCGGGCAACCCTGGCCGTGGTGATACCGTAATTTCAGGTTTCCTGCACAATGCGGGCACTGTCTCGCTGCGGGATAATGCTGCTGACGATATCCTTACCGTCAATGGTGCATATGTCGGCAACAACGGTACTTTCCAGATTGAGACTGTACTGGGTGACGATCAATCCAAGACCGATCAGTTGCAGTTCTTTGGCGGTACCTCCGGCACCTCAAAGATCGTGGTGACCAATCTGGGTGGGACCGGCGCGCCGACCGTGGAAGGCATCAAGGTTGTCGATGTGAGGGGGGCTTCGGACGGCACATTCACACTGGTGGGCGACTATGAGATTGCCGGCCAGCAGGCAATCGTTGCCGGCGCATACGCCTACACTTTGCAGAAAAATGGCGTAAGCAACTCAACTGACGGGGATTGGTATCTGCGCTCGAGTCTGGCTCCCGTCGATTCGGGCAATCCTGGGACGGGTGGGCCCGGCACAGGTGAACCTGGTACAGGTGAGCCTGGCACCGGTGGTCCGATTGAGCCGGAGCCCCTCTGCATACCGGGGGTTCCGATCTACGAAGCCTATGGTGCCAACCTGCAGGCGCTCAACGGCTTGGCGACGTTGCAGCAGCGCGTCGGAAACCGGTCTTGGGCAACAGGTGCCGGGATTGCCGGCGGTGGTGTCTGGGGGCGCGTTGAAGGCACCCGCAACCGCGCCAATCCAGGTGTTTCGAGCAGCGGGCTTGACCAGAAGATCAACAGTTGGAAGATGCAGGTGGGGGCCGATCATGTGCTCATCAGCGCAGAAAATGGTGGGCAATTGGTCGCAGGCCTGAATGCCTATTATGGGCAGGCGGAGAGTCACATTCGCTCGCTTTCCGGCAATGGGTTGCTCGAAACCGACGGTTATGGCTTTGGGGCAAGTCTGACCTGGTACGGGCTTAATGGCTTCTATGTCGACGGTCAGGCGCAAGTGAGCTGGTACAACAGTGACCTTACTTCGGATATTTTCGGCAAGCTTGCCGATGGTAACGATGGTAGTGGTGAAGCGTTCAGTTTGGAAATCGGCAAGCGCGCCTCGATCGGCGGTAAGCTTAGCGTTACGCCGCAGGTTCAGATGATCTATTCCAACGTCCGCTTCGACGGTTTGCTTGATCCCACAGGGGCATCGGTTAAATCCGACAAGGGTGATAGCCTGAGGACACGGTGGGGTCTGTCGCTCGACCGCCAGAGTGAGTGGGAACAAGGGCGTAGTCATATCTACGGTCTCATCAACCTGAATTACGAATGGTTGGATGGTACTCGCGCTGTGGTTGCAGGAACCGATATCGACAATGCAAACTATCGGTTCTGGGGTGAACTTGGCCTCGGCGGTAGCATCAGCTGGGGGCAAGGAGTCACACTCTACGCAGAAGTTTCGGGCAGCAGTCCATTCAAGGACTTTGGCGATAGCTATGTGCTCAAAGGTAATGCCGGTCTGCGAGTGGCATTCTAG
- a CDS encoding autotransporter outer membrane beta-barrel domain-containing protein produces the protein MTALLPSAQAFAQCAPSAPAAVSISSGSCSDPAFTMRESADSAPVVEVSDSGAYNGTSINLTAIGSGFGMYATGGGTINVIGTSMEGATITTYGTGGHGLYTDDGGLITGSYTSIYTNDAGADGIRAVGTGSSATLTDSRINTASDNAHGAYTASGGLINLTRTDVTTYGVGASAALADVGGSINLSNLSTFSYGDNAPGAVASGSGSSLTLNNTYVNTHGNGSAGLFALDGGTITIDGAAATTGDYYGNTIIANSPGMLARGVGSSIQVSNGASSATYGADSPGVWADAGGKIDFSGYGIFTYQPNSSGAVANGAGSMVTLTNTIVRTTGPSSAGILVNGAGTVIVTGSEVTTGYRVIAGTPPVLQFPDAEIGLEAHGIDVVGAGSRLQAENDKITAHGDGAIGVRVSQGGTALITGGTITTNGADTATVGGADGVRATDAGSTITLSGTSVATTNIAAIGVHAMAGGTITAADAKVATQGQNAFGASARDIGSTIGLSHVTIATTGAGAAGLQVSNAGGIQVTGGSVATTGSVAHGIAAMNGGTIDVTGATVSANGTGSAAIYVTGNTPSAVSVTGGSLSAANSAIVLAEGGTGTVSISGGAAITPAIVNGRALLAYVTEDGIGTPSDLTLNVTGIPALVGDVVIGSSALTYNLGNSNWTGNLVLGGLDGIASADLNASQWTGDLLADAGNRADVALVQGSLWTGLARNATDVAIYAGSAWNVTGNSNAIGSVSNAGLIQFLARPEAYSTLTVDNYIGSAGSRIGFNTYLGDDNSPSNLLVLNGGRASGTTTMFVNNAGGPGAQTVADGIRLVQVTGGGTTATDAFTLGQRVAAGAYEYQLFRGGSTDPNDWFLRSHLIDTPTEPTTPGDTDIPLYRPEVALYAPIPAIARQMGLSTLGTLHERVGELENLLGLSQSRSYANGIWGRGLGERVSNRWNGTVDAKATGDLIGFQAGFDILRRTTNSGHRDHVGVYLAYADYNASSVRGFALGIQNLAVGRLLMNGPSVGGYWTHFGPSGWYLDAVFQRSWYDAKASSFYGAEISTNVTGYTASLEAGNPIRFGKGDAWLIEPQAQIIYQDVSVGRARDAYSGVDWNAGKAWTGRLGARLQYAGHNERRVLQPYARVNLWHALSGSDSAFFGQSSSAIKTRFGNTALEVGGGVTAQLNQNVSLYGQASYRWSLDGDRNRQSATAGTLGIRFNW, from the coding sequence ATGACTGCACTGCTGCCCTCCGCGCAAGCGTTCGCGCAATGCGCCCCATCGGCGCCAGCTGCGGTCAGCATTTCCTCCGGCAGTTGCTCGGATCCGGCCTTCACCATGAGAGAAAGTGCTGACTCTGCACCTGTGGTCGAGGTCTCCGATAGCGGGGCCTACAACGGCACCTCGATCAATTTGACCGCAATCGGCAGCGGCTTCGGCATGTACGCGACCGGTGGAGGGACGATCAACGTGATCGGCACGTCTATGGAAGGTGCTACGATCACCACCTATGGCACGGGCGGCCATGGCCTCTACACCGATGACGGGGGGCTGATCACCGGCAGCTATACGTCCATCTACACGAATGACGCCGGCGCCGATGGCATCAGGGCGGTTGGGACAGGCAGCAGCGCTACGCTGACAGATAGCCGGATCAACACGGCGTCCGACAATGCGCATGGCGCCTACACGGCAAGCGGCGGGTTGATCAACCTGACCCGCACCGACGTCACAACCTATGGCGTCGGCGCCTCCGCTGCCTTGGCGGATGTTGGGGGCTCGATCAACCTCAGCAACTTGAGCACGTTCAGTTACGGCGATAACGCCCCTGGCGCCGTCGCCTCGGGTTCCGGCAGCAGCCTGACCCTGAACAATACCTATGTGAACACCCACGGCAACGGCAGTGCCGGTCTGTTCGCCCTTGATGGAGGAACGATCACCATCGATGGCGCCGCCGCCACGACCGGCGATTATTACGGAAATACAATTATCGCTAACTCTCCGGGTATGCTCGCCCGGGGCGTTGGCAGCAGCATACAGGTCAGTAACGGTGCAAGTTCCGCCACTTATGGTGCGGACAGCCCGGGCGTGTGGGCCGATGCCGGGGGCAAGATCGACTTTTCGGGCTACGGCATTTTCACCTATCAACCCAATTCCTCCGGCGCGGTGGCGAATGGGGCGGGCAGCATGGTCACCCTGACCAACACTATAGTTCGCACAACCGGCCCTTCCAGCGCAGGTATCCTTGTCAACGGCGCAGGCACGGTCATCGTGACGGGCAGCGAAGTCACCACTGGATATCGGGTGATAGCGGGAACCCCTCCCGTCCTGCAGTTCCCGGATGCGGAGATAGGTCTCGAGGCCCACGGCATCGACGTGGTCGGGGCTGGTAGCCGGCTGCAGGCCGAGAATGACAAGATTACCGCGCATGGAGACGGAGCAATCGGTGTCAGGGTCAGCCAAGGCGGCACGGCCTTGATCACCGGCGGCACTATCACGACCAATGGCGCTGATACCGCCACAGTCGGCGGCGCTGATGGCGTCCGGGCGACCGATGCAGGCAGCACCATCACCCTGTCTGGCACATCGGTCGCCACCACCAACATCGCTGCCATAGGCGTACATGCGATGGCGGGCGGCACGATCACCGCTGCGGATGCAAAAGTCGCCACGCAGGGACAAAACGCCTTCGGTGCGTCTGCACGAGATATTGGCAGCACAATCGGCCTGAGTCATGTCACCATCGCCACTACCGGTGCTGGTGCTGCTGGCCTCCAGGTTAGCAATGCGGGCGGCATACAAGTCACCGGTGGTTCGGTCGCCACCACGGGCAGTGTCGCACACGGTATTGCTGCTATGAACGGCGGGACGATCGATGTCACTGGCGCTACGGTTTCGGCGAATGGCACCGGATCGGCAGCGATCTACGTCACCGGCAATACGCCGAGTGCTGTATCGGTCACCGGTGGCAGCCTGAGCGCCGCCAATAGTGCGATCGTACTCGCCGAGGGCGGCACCGGCACCGTCTCGATCAGTGGTGGCGCCGCAATCACCCCGGCCATAGTCAACGGCCGGGCATTATTGGCGTATGTGACCGAAGATGGGATTGGCACGCCAAGCGACCTGACATTAAACGTAACCGGCATACCAGCGCTGGTTGGCGATGTGGTCATCGGTTCCTCGGCGCTCACCTACAACCTTGGCAACAGCAACTGGACAGGCAATCTGGTGCTGGGTGGCCTGGACGGTATCGCCAGCGCCGATCTTAACGCATCGCAATGGACGGGCGACTTGCTCGCCGATGCCGGTAATAGGGCCGACGTAGCGCTGGTTCAGGGCAGTCTCTGGACCGGGCTGGCGAGGAACGCGACCGATGTTGCAATCTATGCCGGCAGCGCCTGGAATGTCACCGGGAATTCCAATGCAATCGGCAGCGTGAGCAATGCCGGCCTGATTCAGTTTCTGGCACGGCCAGAAGCCTACAGTACACTCACGGTTGACAACTACATCGGCAGTGCCGGTAGCCGCATAGGTTTCAACACCTATCTCGGCGACGACAACTCGCCGTCCAATCTGTTGGTGCTCAATGGCGGCCGAGCTAGCGGCACAACCACCATGTTCGTCAATAACGCCGGCGGTCCAGGTGCGCAAACCGTGGCTGATGGTATTCGGCTGGTGCAGGTAACCGGAGGCGGCACCACCGCTACCGATGCTTTCACGCTTGGTCAGCGCGTCGCTGCCGGAGCCTATGAGTACCAGCTTTTCCGTGGAGGTAGCACCGATCCGAACGATTGGTTCCTCCGATCCCATCTCATCGACACACCGACGGAACCGACGACGCCGGGCGATACAGACATTCCGCTCTACCGTCCGGAAGTGGCGCTCTACGCGCCAATCCCTGCGATTGCTCGGCAGATGGGCCTATCGACCTTGGGAACACTGCATGAGCGCGTTGGGGAGCTGGAGAACCTGCTGGGCCTGTCACAGTCGCGCTCTTATGCGAATGGCATTTGGGGGCGGGGGCTCGGGGAACGGGTTAGTAACCGCTGGAACGGGACGGTAGATGCGAAAGCGACCGGCGACCTGATCGGATTCCAGGCTGGCTTCGATATCCTGCGTCGGACGACGAACAGTGGTCATCGGGACCATGTCGGCGTGTATCTGGCCTACGCCGATTACAACGCGTCCTCGGTGCGCGGCTTCGCTCTGGGGATACAAAATCTGGCAGTGGGCCGCCTGCTGATGAACGGCCCGTCGGTGGGGGGCTATTGGACACATTTTGGGCCGAGTGGTTGGTATCTCGACGCGGTGTTCCAGCGGAGTTGGTACGACGCGAAGGCATCGTCCTTCTATGGAGCGGAAATTTCGACTAATGTGACGGGATACACCGCGTCACTGGAGGCGGGCAACCCGATCCGCTTCGGAAAGGGTGACGCTTGGCTGATCGAGCCGCAGGCGCAGATTATCTACCAGGATGTCTCAGTGGGCCGGGCGCGGGACGCGTATTCCGGTGTGGACTGGAATGCGGGTAAGGCCTGGACCGGACGGCTCGGGGCAAGGTTGCAATACGCCGGTCACAATGAGCGGCGCGTGCTCCAGCCTTATGCGCGAGTCAACCTCTGGCATGCCCTCTCCGGCAGCGATAGCGCGTTCTTTGGACAATCCTCATCAGCCATCAAGACCCGCTTCGGCAACACGGCGCTGGAGGTCGGCGGCGGTGTCACTGCGCAGTTGAATCAGAATGTGAGTCTTTACGGCCAAGCCAGTTACCGTTGGTCGCTCGACGGTGACCGCAACCGCCAGTCCGCAACCGCTGGCACCTTGGGCATCCGGTTCAACTGGTGA
- a CDS encoding PH domain-containing protein, giving the protein MIDFQNGSVFKLKANNEYTSKAAEILISGETILSAFKALRDGVVFTDKRVIAVNVQGITGKKKDFMSLPYSKITAFSVETAGSLDLDSELEMYFSGLGRVKFEFIGQTNVVEIGRTIASYAL; this is encoded by the coding sequence ATGATCGATTTCCAAAACGGATCAGTGTTCAAACTCAAGGCGAACAACGAATACACCTCCAAAGCGGCTGAAATACTTATTTCGGGGGAAACGATTCTTAGTGCTTTTAAGGCTTTGCGAGATGGTGTGGTTTTCACCGACAAGCGCGTCATCGCAGTGAACGTCCAAGGTATCACGGGGAAGAAGAAAGACTTCATGTCGCTGCCCTACAGCAAGATCACTGCTTTCTCCGTAGAGACGGCTGGCTCGTTAGATTTGGATTCCGAACTCGAGATGTATTTCTCAGGTCTCGGGCGGGTCAAATTCGAATTTATTGGCCAGACGAATGTCGTTGAGATCGGGCGGACCATCGCAAGCTACGCACTCTGA